The genomic window ACCGAGTCTTGTCGCGTTGGTCGGATGACTCGTCGTTGTCCGGCCCGGAGTAGCCCGGTGCCGGTTGGGGGCGATTGGGCGATTGGGGCGGCCAGCCGGGCGCATGCCAGCCGGCCGGGGCGCCGTAGTCGGGCTGGGTCGGGCGGTGCGGGCGATCGTTGGCCCCGCGCGCCGAGCCGTTGGGGCCGTGTCCGCCCGGGGTGGCTGTGGCCCCGGCTTCCTCCGCGGCGCGGCTGGCTTGGGCGATGGCCGCCTTGAACGCCGGCTCGGGCAGCGGCTGCGGCCAGGGCTCGCCGCGCTCGATCGCCAGCTCGCCTGGGGTCTTGATCGGCGGCTTGTCCGACGGGATCCGGCCACCGAAGTCGTCGAACATGGTCAGCCGGGGCCGCTTGTCGACGTCGGAGAAGATGCTTTCCAGCTCGGGACGGTGCAGGGTTTCTTTTTCCAGCAGTTCTCCGGCCAGCGTGTCCAGCACGTCGCGGTATTCGGTGAGGATTTCCCACGCCTCGGTGTGCGCGGCCTCGATGAGCTTGCGCACCTCCTCGTCGATCTCGCGGGCGACCTCGTGGGAGTAGTCGGGCTGGGTGCCCATGGTGCGGCCGAGGAACGGATCACCGTGTTCGGTGCCGTATTTGACCGCACCCAGGCGCGAGCTCATGCCGTATTCGGTGACCATGGCGCGGGCGATCTTGGTGGCCTGCTCGATGTCGGAGACGGCGCCGGTGGTCGGCTCGCGGAAGACCAGTTCTTCGGCGGCACGCCCGCCCATGGCGAACACCAGTTGGGCGATCATCTCCGAGCGGGTGCGCAGGCCCTTGTCCTCTTCGGGCACCGCCACCGCGTGGCCGCCGGTGCGTCCGCGGGCCAAGATGGTGACCTTGTAGACGGGGTCGATGTCGGGCATCGCCCAGGCCGCCAGCGTGTGCCCGCCCTCGTGGTAGGCGGTGATCTTCTTTTCCTGCTCGCTGATGATGCGGCCCTTGCGGCGCGGCCCGCCGATCACCCGGTCCACCGCCTCTTCCAGCGCGGGTCCGGTGATGACGGTGCCGTTCTCCCGGGCGGTCAGCAGCGCGGCTTCGTTGATGACGTTGGCCAGGTCGGCCCCGGTCATGCCGACCGTACGTTTGGCCAGCCCGTCCAGGTCGGCGTCGTCGGCGATCGGCTTGCCCTTGGAGTGCACCCGCAGGACGGCGCGGCGACCGGCGAGGTCGGGGTTGGTGACCGGAATCTGCCGGTCGAAGCGGCCGGGCCGCAGCAGCGCCGGGTCGAGGATGTCGGGCCGGTTGGTGGCCGCGATGAGGATGACGCCGGCGCGGTCGCCGAAACCGTCCATCTCGACCAGCAACTGGTTCAGGGTCTGTTCGCGTTCGTCGTGCCCGCCGCCCAGGCCGGCGCCGCGCTGGCGGCCGACCGCGTCGATCTCGTCGACGAAGATGATGCAGGGGCTGTTCTGCTTGGCCTGCTCGAACAGGTCACGCACCCGGGAGGCGCCGACGCCGACGAACATCTCGACGAAGTCGGAGCCGGAGATGGTGAAGAAGGGCACCCCGGCCTCACCGGCCACCGCGCGGGCCAGCAGAGTCTTGCCGGTTCCCGGCGGGCCGTAGAGCAGCACGCCCTTGGGGATCTTGGCACCCAGCGCCTGGTACCGGCTGGGGTTCTGCAGGAAGTCTTTGATCTCGTAGAGCTCTTCGACCGCCTCATCGACGCCGGCGACGTCGGCGAACGTGGTCTTGGGCATGTCCTTGGACAGCTGCTTGGCGCGCGATTTGCCGAACCCGAAGCCCATGCGGGCCCCGCCCTGCACCCGGGAGAACATCACGAACAGGCCGACCAGCAACAGCAGCGGCAACACGTAGACCAGCAGCTCGCCCAGAATGCTGCCTTCGTTGACGACCGTGCTGACCTTCGCGTTCTTGGCGTTGAGCGCGTTGAACAGGTCGACGGCGTAGCCGGAGGGGTATTTGGTGATGACCTTGTCGGAGTTGTCGGTGTCGTTGTTGGCCTTCTTCAAGGTCAACCGCAACTGCTGCTCACGGTCGTCGATCTGCGCGCTCTTGACGTTGTCGCCGTTGATCTGGGCCATCGCCACCGAGGTGTCGACGGGCTTGTAACCGCGGGTGTCGTCGCTGAAGTAGAAGAACGACCAGCCGAGCAGCACCACCACAGCGATCGCCGTCACGGTGCGGATCAAGTTTTTACGGTTCATCAATCATCGGCCGTACCGGCCATGTCCTTCCCGATACACGCAGCTGCAAAAGTCCAGGCTACCGCGCACTGGCGATCGCAAGCTCCGGTATGGCGGAGCGCAGCGGGTCGCCAGATCCTGCCCTACCGATCGCAAGCTCCGGTATGGCGGAGCGCAGCGGGTCGCCAGCATCTCACCTAAGCAACGTGCGGAAGTTCCCAATGTGTCACCGGATCGGCTAACCGGCCGGCTATTCGTAGTACCGAGCCTCGACCACGTTGCCGTCGGGATCGGCGAAGTAGTAGCCCTGCGGCGCCCAGCCCCGTGCCCCGAAGGAGTTGTTCAGCCGGGCGCTGGTGTCCACGCCCTCATCGCGCAACCGCTGGTCGAGGGCGTCGTACTCCTCCTTCGACATGGCCAGGCACACGTGGTTGACCGGATGGCCGGCACTGTTTTCGACCTTTGTCATGGCTTCGGTGAAGCCAGCGCCTTCGGCGGCCATCAAATCGATGATGGAGTCCTCGCTGACTCGCACGCTTGGAAAGGGGGCCTCGCCGGCTCGGTATTCGTCGAAGCGCACCGGGGCAAGCCCGACGACGCGGGTATAGAAGTCCATGGATGCCTGCGGGTTCTTCGTCCACAGCACGACATGATCCAGACGCCTCATGGTGCACAAAACTACTCGCGAGGCCCTTCTCAGTCAGAAGCCCTTGTGCTTTGGTGAGACGGTGCTGCAATCTACCGAACGGTTAGTCGAGACCAACGGCGTCCAACTGCGGGTGATCGAGGCCGGCGACCGCGGGGCACCGGTGGTGATCCTGGCCCACGGCTTTCCCGAACTCGCCTACTCCTGGCGCCACCAGATACCCGTGCTGGCCGAGGCCGGCTATCACGTGCTGGCGCCCGATCAGCGGGGCTACGGCGGCTCGTCGCAGCCCGAGGCGATCGAGGCCTACGACATTCACCAGCTGACCGGTGACTTGGTGGGGCTGCTCGACGATGTGGGCGCCGAGCGCGCGGTATGGGTGGGACACGACTGGGGTGCCGTCGTGGTGTGGAACGCGCCGTTACTCCACCCCGACCGGGTGGCCGGCGTCGCCGCGATGAGTGTGCCGGTGTTGCCGCGGGCGAAGGTGGCGCCGACCCAGGCCTTCCGAAAGGTGTTCGGGGAGAACTTCTTCTACATTCTGTACTTCCAGGAACCGGGTGTGGCCGATGCCGAACTCAACGCGGACCCAGCCCGCGTATTGCGCCGGATGATCGGGAGCTTGCGGTCACCCGATGACCACGAGGCGGCCCTGCGACTGGTGGCGCCCGGCCCCGAGGGTTTCGTCGACCGGTTGCCGGAACCCGAGCGGCTGCCGGACTGGATCAGGCAGGACGAACTCGACTACTACATCAGCGAATTCACCCGCACCGGATTCACCGGCGGCCTGAATTGGTATCGCAATTTCGACCGCAACTGGGAGACCACGGCCCACCTGGACGGAGCCACCATCTCGGTGCCCTCGCTGTTCATCGGCGGCACAGCCGATCCCGTGCTGTCGTTCACCCGCAGCGACCGCGCCGCAGAAGTGATCACGGGCCCGTATCGCGAGGTCATGATCGACGGTGCCGGGCACTGGCTGCAGCAGGAACGACCCGACGAGGTGAACACCACTCTGCTCGAGTTTCTCCAAGGAGTTGACTGGTGATGAGCGCCCCCATGCGGTTCGGCGTTTTCATCACGCCGTTTCACCCGACCGGCCAATCTCCCACCGTCGCACTGGAATACGACATGGAGCGGGTGGTCGCGCTGGACCGCCTCGGCTTTGATGAAGCGTGGTTCGGCGAGCACCACTCCGGCGGATACGAGTTGATCGCCTGTCCGGAAGTGTTCATCGCCGCCGCCGCCGAGCGGACCAAGCACATTCGGTTGGGTACCGGCGTGGTGTCGCTGCCCTACCACCATCCCCTGATGGTGGCCGATCGCTGGGTGCTGCTGGACCATTTGACCCGCGGCCGGGTGATGTTCGGCACCGGCCCCGGCGCGTTGCCATCCGACGCCTACATGATGGGTATCGATCCGATGGAGCAACGGCGGATGATGCAGGAGTCGCTCGAGGCGATTCTCGCGCTGTTTCGCGCGGCACCGGATGAACGCATCAACCGTGACTCCGAGTGGTTCACGCTGCGTGACGCGCAGTTGCACATCCGCCCGTACACCTGGCCTTATCCTGAGATCTCCACGGCCGCAATGATTTCTCCGTCCGGTCCGCGCCTGGCGGGCGCGCTGGGCACGTCGTTGTTGTCGCTGTCGATGTCTGTGCCGGGCGGTTATGCCGCGCTGGAGAACACCTGGGAGGTGGTGTGCGAGCAGGCCGAGAAGGTGGGCCGTGCCGAACCGCAACGCAGCGACTGGCGCGTGTTGAGCATCATGCATCTTGCGGACACCCGCGACCAGGCCATCGAGGATTGCACCTACGGGCTGCTGGATTTCGCCAAGTATTTCGGGGCGGCCGGCTTCGTTCCGCTCGCCAATACCGTCGAAGGGGCGCAGTCGCCGCGCGAGTTCGTCGAAGACTATGCGGCCAAGGGCAACTGCTGCATCGGAACCCCTGACGACGCCATCGCGCATATCGAAGACTTGCTGAACCGGTCGGGCGGCTTCGGAACACTGCTACTGCTGGGCCATGACTGGGCTTCACCACAGGCGACCTTCCACTCCTATGACTTGTTCGCCCGCAAGGTGATTCCGTACTTCAAGGGTCAGCTGGACGCGGCGCGGGCATCACACGAGTGGGCCAAGGGCAAACGCGAAGAACTGATCGGCCGCGCCGGGCAGGCCATCGTCCAAGCGATCACCGAGCATGTCTCCGAGCACGATCGGGAGAGCAGCTGATGCGTGCGTCGGTGCTGCGCCACGGGCGCATGGTGTATCGGGACGACGTGCCGGACCCGGTGCCCGGCCCGGGCCAGGTGCTGGTGGGGGTGCGGGCCTGTGGGATCTGCGGTTCCGACCTGCATTTCGCGGCCCACGGCGCCGAAGTGGTGGGGTTGAGCAACGAGCTGGCACGCGGTCGCGGCATGGACCTGGATTTGGATCGCGACGTGTTCATGGGTCATGAGTTCAGCGCCGAGGTCCTCGAGGCCGGACCGGACACCGACACGCACCCGCCGGGCACTCTGGTCACGTCCCTGCCGGTTCTTCTCACGGAAAGAGGCGTCGAGCCAATCGTCTTCAGCAACAGCACACTAGGCGGGTACGCCGAACGGATGCTGCTATCGGCGCCGTTGCTGCTGCCGATTCCCAACGGCCTGGACTTCAAGCACGCCGCCCTGACTGAGCCCATGGCGGTGGGGTGGCACGCTGTCAACAAGTCCGGCATCGCGCCCACGGAGACGGCGTTGGTGCTCGGCTGTGGTCCGATCGGCATCGCCATCGTCGCCGCGCTCAAGGTGCGCGGTGTCGAAACGATTGTGGCGGCAGACTTTTCGACCAAGCGCCGCGAGCTAGCCGCGGCGATGGGTGCTCATCAGACGATTGATCCCGCGCAGGGGTCACCGTTCGATTCGGTCAAAGCCGCGGTGGTGTTCGAGGCGATCGGGGTGCCCGGCATCATCGACGACGTGATCAAG from Mycobacterium kubicae includes these protein-coding regions:
- the ftsH gene encoding ATP-dependent zinc metalloprotease FtsH is translated as MNRKNLIRTVTAIAVVVLLGWSFFYFSDDTRGYKPVDTSVAMAQINGDNVKSAQIDDREQQLRLTLKKANNDTDNSDKVITKYPSGYAVDLFNALNAKNAKVSTVVNEGSILGELLVYVLPLLLLVGLFVMFSRVQGGARMGFGFGKSRAKQLSKDMPKTTFADVAGVDEAVEELYEIKDFLQNPSRYQALGAKIPKGVLLYGPPGTGKTLLARAVAGEAGVPFFTISGSDFVEMFVGVGASRVRDLFEQAKQNSPCIIFVDEIDAVGRQRGAGLGGGHDEREQTLNQLLVEMDGFGDRAGVILIAATNRPDILDPALLRPGRFDRQIPVTNPDLAGRRAVLRVHSKGKPIADDADLDGLAKRTVGMTGADLANVINEAALLTARENGTVITGPALEEAVDRVIGGPRRKGRIISEQEKKITAYHEGGHTLAAWAMPDIDPVYKVTILARGRTGGHAVAVPEEDKGLRTRSEMIAQLVFAMGGRAAEELVFREPTTGAVSDIEQATKIARAMVTEYGMSSRLGAVKYGTEHGDPFLGRTMGTQPDYSHEVAREIDEEVRKLIEAAHTEAWEILTEYRDVLDTLAGELLEKETLHRPELESIFSDVDKRPRLTMFDDFGGRIPSDKPPIKTPGELAIERGEPWPQPLPEPAFKAAIAQASRAAEEAGATATPGGHGPNGSARGANDRPHRPTQPDYGAPAGWHAPGWPPQSPNRPQPAPGYSGPDNDESSDQRDKTRWNPPAHG
- a CDS encoding VOC family protein; amino-acid sequence: MRRLDHVVLWTKNPQASMDFYTRVVGLAPVRFDEYRAGEAPFPSVRVSEDSIIDLMAAEGAGFTEAMTKVENSAGHPVNHVCLAMSKEEYDALDQRLRDEGVDTSARLNNSFGARGWAPQGYYFADPDGNVVEARYYE
- a CDS encoding alpha/beta fold hydrolase; amino-acid sequence: MLQSTERLVETNGVQLRVIEAGDRGAPVVILAHGFPELAYSWRHQIPVLAEAGYHVLAPDQRGYGGSSQPEAIEAYDIHQLTGDLVGLLDDVGAERAVWVGHDWGAVVVWNAPLLHPDRVAGVAAMSVPVLPRAKVAPTQAFRKVFGENFFYILYFQEPGVADAELNADPARVLRRMIGSLRSPDDHEAALRLVAPGPEGFVDRLPEPERLPDWIRQDELDYYISEFTRTGFTGGLNWYRNFDRNWETTAHLDGATISVPSLFIGGTADPVLSFTRSDRAAEVITGPYREVMIDGAGHWLQQERPDEVNTTLLEFLQGVDW
- a CDS encoding LLM class flavin-dependent oxidoreductase; its protein translation is MSAPMRFGVFITPFHPTGQSPTVALEYDMERVVALDRLGFDEAWFGEHHSGGYELIACPEVFIAAAAERTKHIRLGTGVVSLPYHHPLMVADRWVLLDHLTRGRVMFGTGPGALPSDAYMMGIDPMEQRRMMQESLEAILALFRAAPDERINRDSEWFTLRDAQLHIRPYTWPYPEISTAAMISPSGPRLAGALGTSLLSLSMSVPGGYAALENTWEVVCEQAEKVGRAEPQRSDWRVLSIMHLADTRDQAIEDCTYGLLDFAKYFGAAGFVPLANTVEGAQSPREFVEDYAAKGNCCIGTPDDAIAHIEDLLNRSGGFGTLLLLGHDWASPQATFHSYDLFARKVIPYFKGQLDAARASHEWAKGKREELIGRAGQAIVQAITEHVSEHDRESS
- a CDS encoding zinc-binding dehydrogenase; amino-acid sequence: MRASVLRHGRMVYRDDVPDPVPGPGQVLVGVRACGICGSDLHFAAHGAEVVGLSNELARGRGMDLDLDRDVFMGHEFSAEVLEAGPDTDTHPPGTLVTSLPVLLTERGVEPIVFSNSTLGGYAERMLLSAPLLLPIPNGLDFKHAALTEPMAVGWHAVNKSGIAPTETALVLGCGPIGIAIVAALKVRGVETIVAADFSTKRRELAAAMGAHQTIDPAQGSPFDSVKAAVVFEAIGVPGIIDDVIKRARRGTRLVVAGVCMQADTVHPFFAIAKEINLQFVNAYEPEEFTESLRLIAEGEIDVAPLITGEVGLDGVGAAFDDLADPERHCKILVTP